In one window of Microbacterium profundi DNA:
- a CDS encoding glycoside hydrolase family 15 protein: protein MPSPIEDYALLSDCRTAALVSRDGSIDWLCLPRFDAPSIFGALLGDPTHGCWTLRPRDDQATMRRRYIPDTFILVTRWESASGVAEVHEFMPMSAERTDVVRRVIGITGSVEFTTELRMHFDYARALPWVRQVGTKTVPALRATAGPDAVIVRGVALRASDHVHTGRVTVSEGETRDLTLTWFLSHESAPHPLDIEDAVARTRSWWQGWASGIEHEGPHREIVARSLLVLRALTNRDTGGIVAAATTSLPEDFGGSRNWDYRYVWLRDAALTLEVLITHGFLPEAQHWRLWLLRAVAGDPAEVQIMYGIAGERDLAERELVGLPGYQGASPVRIGNGAVDQYQGDVIGEVLVALEAARIAGLEESSFSWPLQRALLERVIAGMERPDNGIWEIRGEPQWFTHSRVMMWAALDRGVRAVREHSLAGDADRWEGMRDRLRAEIDERGVHADGYFVQHYDSDEVDASLLVLPQVGYCAPDDPRMIRTVAQMEQTLLRDGLLMRYRTTTGVDGLAGGEHPFLACSFWLVEQYAASGRVQDAEALMTRLVALSNDLGLLSEEYDVDGARHAGNTPQALSHLALVRAADALGGHSGRAADRH, encoded by the coding sequence ATGCCATCTCCGATCGAAGACTACGCGCTGCTCAGCGACTGCCGCACGGCGGCTCTCGTCTCCCGTGATGGCAGCATCGACTGGCTCTGCCTGCCGCGCTTCGACGCGCCGTCGATCTTCGGCGCGCTGCTGGGGGATCCGACGCACGGATGCTGGACGCTGCGGCCGCGCGACGATCAGGCGACGATGCGCCGACGCTACATTCCGGACACCTTCATCCTCGTGACCCGATGGGAGAGCGCGTCCGGTGTCGCCGAGGTGCACGAATTCATGCCGATGAGCGCGGAGCGCACCGACGTGGTCCGCCGCGTGATCGGCATCACAGGCAGTGTCGAGTTCACCACCGAGTTGCGGATGCATTTCGACTACGCCAGAGCGCTACCGTGGGTTCGGCAGGTGGGGACCAAGACCGTGCCGGCGCTGCGTGCGACGGCCGGGCCGGATGCCGTGATCGTCCGCGGCGTCGCGCTCAGGGCATCCGACCACGTCCACACCGGCCGTGTCACGGTGTCCGAAGGCGAGACGCGCGACCTCACCCTCACCTGGTTCCTCTCGCACGAGAGCGCACCCCATCCGCTGGACATCGAAGACGCGGTCGCGCGAACCCGCTCCTGGTGGCAGGGATGGGCCAGCGGGATCGAGCACGAAGGACCGCATCGCGAGATCGTGGCGCGCTCGCTGCTGGTGCTGCGAGCCCTCACGAACAGAGACACCGGCGGCATCGTCGCGGCAGCGACGACGTCACTTCCGGAGGACTTCGGGGGATCGCGCAACTGGGACTACCGCTACGTCTGGTTGCGCGACGCCGCACTGACGCTCGAAGTGCTCATCACCCACGGCTTCCTTCCCGAGGCCCAGCACTGGCGACTGTGGCTTCTACGTGCGGTCGCCGGCGACCCGGCCGAGGTGCAGATCATGTACGGCATCGCGGGAGAGCGCGACCTCGCCGAGCGCGAGCTCGTAGGGCTGCCCGGATATCAGGGGGCCTCGCCCGTTCGGATCGGCAACGGCGCCGTCGATCAGTACCAGGGCGACGTGATCGGAGAGGTGCTCGTCGCGCTCGAGGCGGCCCGGATCGCGGGGCTCGAGGAGTCGTCGTTCTCCTGGCCCCTGCAACGGGCCCTGCTCGAACGCGTCATCGCCGGGATGGAGCGTCCGGACAACGGCATCTGGGAGATCCGCGGTGAGCCGCAGTGGTTCACCCACTCCCGCGTCATGATGTGGGCGGCCCTCGATCGCGGAGTCCGCGCGGTGCGCGAGCACTCCTTGGCGGGCGACGCCGACCGCTGGGAGGGGATGCGCGACCGGCTGCGTGCCGAGATCGACGAGCGAGGAGTGCACGCGGACGGATACTTCGTGCAGCACTACGACTCGGACGAGGTGGATGCGTCGCTGCTCGTGCTGCCGCAGGTCGGCTACTGCGCCCCGGATGATCCCCGGATGATCCGCACCGTCGCGCAGATGGAGCAGACACTGCTCCGCGACGGGCTGCTGATGCGCTATCGCACGACGACCGGAGTCGACGGTCTCGCCGGTGGCGAGCATCCGTTCCTGGCATGCAGTTTCTGGCTCGTCGAGCAGTACGCTGCGAGCGGGCGCGTACAGGATGCCGAGGCGCTGATGACGCGACTGGTCGCTCTCTCGAACGATCTCGGCCTGCTCTCCGAGGAGTATGACGTCGACGGCGCCAGACATGCCGGGAACACACCGCAGGCGCTGTCACATCTCGCGCTGGTCCGTGCGGCGGATGCGCTCGGCGGACACTCCGGCCGCGCCGCCGACCGTCACTGA
- the rplJ gene encoding 50S ribosomal protein L10: protein MAQKDASVAELTKSFENSNAVLLTEYRGLTVAQLKELRNSIRQDAEYAVVKNTLTKIAANKAGISALDDDLKGPSAVAFVHGDFVATAKALRDFAKANPLLVIKGGVFEGNTLTADEVNMYASLESREVLLAKAAGMMKATMAKAAATIDALREKLETAQAA from the coding sequence ATGGCGCAGAAGGATGCATCGGTTGCCGAGCTCACGAAGTCATTCGAGAACTCGAACGCCGTCCTGCTGACCGAGTACCGCGGTCTGACGGTTGCCCAGCTCAAGGAGCTGCGTAACAGCATCCGTCAGGACGCTGAGTACGCCGTGGTGAAGAACACGCTGACCAAGATCGCCGCCAACAAGGCCGGCATCTCTGCGCTGGATGACGACCTCAAGGGTCCGTCGGCTGTCGCATTCGTTCATGGCGACTTCGTCGCCACTGCGAAGGCTCTTCGTGATTTCGCCAAGGCCAACCCGCTTCTCGTGATCAAGGGCGGCGTGTTCGAGGGCAACACCCTCACCGCCGACGAGGTCAACATGTACGCCTCGCTCGAGAGCCGTGAGGTTCTGCTGGCGAAGGCTGCGGGCATGATGAAGGCGACGATGGCGAAGGCTGCGGCCACCATCGACGCGCTTCGCGAAAAGCTGGAGACCGCACAGGCCGCGTGA
- the rplL gene encoding 50S ribosomal protein L7/L12, which produces MAKLTTEQLLEQFADLTLVELSEFVKAFEEKFDVTAAAPAAAAGGAGAGAAEEVEEKDSFDVILEAAGDKKIQVIKAVRELTSLGLGEAKAVVDGAPKAVLEGANKEAAEKAKEVLEAAGASVTLK; this is translated from the coding sequence ATGGCGAAGCTCACCACTGAGCAGCTGCTCGAGCAGTTTGCAGACCTGACCCTCGTCGAGCTCAGCGAGTTCGTGAAGGCGTTCGAGGAGAAGTTCGACGTCACCGCTGCTGCCCCCGCGGCCGCTGCTGGTGGCGCTGGCGCAGGCGCTGCTGAAGAGGTCGAGGAGAAGGATTCCTTCGACGTCATCCTCGAGGCTGCCGGCGACAAGAAGATCCAGGTCATCAAGGCCGTCCGCGAGCTCACCTCGCTCGGCCTCGGCGAGGCCAAGGCCGTCGTCGACGGTGCACCGAAGGCCGTCCTTGAGGGCGCCAACAAGGAAGCCGCTGAGAAGGCCAAGGAAGTTCTCGAGGCTGCCGGCGCTTCTGTGACCCTGAAGTAA